One Lemur catta isolate mLemCat1 chromosome 15, mLemCat1.pri, whole genome shotgun sequence genomic window carries:
- the LOC123620656 gene encoding olfactory receptor 1L6, translated as MALANLTATPEFLLLGLVDGTDAHPLLFLLFLGVYLLNALGNLTMVVVVRSDGALRSPMYYFLGHLSLVDVCFTTVTVPRLLAGLLHPGQPVSFQACFVQMYFFVALGITESYLLAAMAYDRAVAVCLPLRYCALVTPRRCAVLLRASWALAHLHSLLHTLLISALSYPRSALMRHFFCDMTVLLSLATSDTSAAETAIFSEGLAVVLTPLLLVSLSYARIVVAVLGLRSAGGRRRAFSTCGAHLVVVSLFFGSVLSVYFRSSSAYSPRYDRLASVVYAVITPTLNPYIYSLRNDEVKGALKRRLRGRAAPQEV; from the coding sequence ATGGCCCTGGCCAACCTCACAGCCACCCCGGAGTTCCTCCTCCTCGGCCTGGTGGATGGAACAGACGCCCACCCACTGCTGTTCCTGCTCTTCCTCGGAGTCTACCTGCTCAATGCCCTGGGCAACCTGACCATGGTCGTGGTAGTGAGGTCCGACGGGGCCCTGCGCTCGCCAATGTATTACTTCTTGGGTCACCTGAGCCTCGTGGACGTCTGCTTTACTACTGTCACggtgcccaggctgctggccGGCCTGCTCCACCCGGGCCAGCCCGTGTCCTTCCAGGCATGCTTCGTGCAGATGTACTTCTTCGTGGCCCTGGGCATCACCGAGAGCTACCTGCTGGCCGCCATGGCCTACGACCGCGCGGTGGCCGTGTGCCTGCCCCTGCGCTACTGCGCGCTGGTGACGCCCCGGCGCTGCGCAGTGCTGCTGCGGGCGTCCTGGGCCCTGGCGCACCTGCACTCGCTGCTGCACACGCTGCTCATCTCCGCGCTCTCGTACCCCCGCTCCGCCCTTATGCGCCACTTCTTTTGTGACATGACGGTGCTGCTGAGCTTGGCGACCTCGGACACGTCCGCCGCGGAGACTGCCATCTTCTCCGAGGGTCTGGCCGTGGTGCTGACCCCGCTGCTCCTCGTGTCCCTCTCCTACGCGCGCATCGTGGTTGCGGTGCTGGGATTACGGTCGGCGGGCGGCCGGCGCCGCGCCTTCTCCACCTGCGGGGCCCACCTGGTGGTGGTGTCGCTTTTCTTTGGCTCTGTCCTCTCTGTCTATTTCCGGTCGTCGTCTGCCTACTCCCCCCGCTACGACCGCCTGGCCAGCGTGGTCTATGCGGTGATCACACCGACCTTGAACCCTTACATCTACAGCCTCCGCAACGACGAGGTCAAAGGCGCCCTAAAAAGGAGGCTCAGAGGGAGGGCTGCACCCCAAGAGGTGTGA